A single region of the Hyphomonas adhaerens MHS-3 genome encodes:
- the tkt gene encoding transketolase, protein MREISRMAVTNRDMANAVRALSMDAVEAAKSGHVGLPLGMADAATVLFRKFLKFDPADPNWADRDRFVLSAGHGSMLIYSLLHLTGYKSVSRDDIRNFRQLGAKTPGHPENFVTPGVETTTGPLGQGIATAVGMAMAERHLNARFGDDLVDHHTYVIAGDGCLMEGISQEAITLAGHLKLNKLIVLFDDNSVTIDGGTDLSDNTDQCARFEASGWITKKVDGHDEKSVEAALTWAKKQKKPVMLAVKTIIGYGAPKIAGTGKAHGGPYGAEEIAGIRENIGWKYPPFEVPAAIEKAWAKAGERSKKEHEAWNKRLAGSEHKGEFNAAMTGRLPKNIAKAIIKHKKAVVAGGEKKATRQWSGAALEVLTHLVPEMIGGSADLTGSNNTKTSHTDPITPKNWAGRYVHYGVREHGMAAAMNGMALHGGILPYSGTFLVFADYSRGAIRLGALMGTRVVHVMTHDSIGLGEDGPTHQPVEHVASLRAMPNMLVFRPADGVETAECWELAIANETGPSVMALTRQGVAPARTTHTDDNLSAKGAYVLSDCKGKAQATILATGSEVEIALAAQEMLAEDGIAARVVSCPCLELFEQQHGNYRKSVLGSAPRVAVEAGVRFGWDRWIGEDGGFVGMSSFGASAPYTDLYKKFGITVQAVAAEVKKRIA, encoded by the coding sequence CTGAGGGAGATCAGCAGAATGGCTGTAACCAACCGGGACATGGCAAATGCCGTGCGTGCCCTATCCATGGATGCGGTGGAAGCCGCGAAATCGGGCCATGTCGGCCTGCCGCTGGGCATGGCGGATGCAGCCACTGTGCTGTTCCGCAAATTCCTGAAATTTGACCCGGCTGACCCCAATTGGGCAGACCGCGACCGGTTCGTCCTGTCGGCGGGCCACGGCTCGATGCTGATCTATTCGTTGCTGCACCTGACGGGCTACAAGTCCGTCTCGCGCGACGATATCCGCAACTTCCGCCAGCTGGGCGCGAAGACGCCGGGCCACCCGGAAAACTTCGTCACGCCGGGCGTGGAGACGACCACCGGCCCGCTGGGGCAGGGCATCGCCACGGCGGTCGGCATGGCGATGGCAGAGCGTCACCTGAACGCCCGCTTCGGTGACGACCTGGTCGATCACCATACTTATGTCATCGCTGGCGATGGCTGCCTGATGGAAGGCATCAGCCAGGAAGCGATCACGCTGGCCGGGCATCTGAAGCTGAACAAGCTGATTGTCCTGTTCGATGACAACTCCGTCACCATCGACGGTGGCACGGACCTGTCCGACAACACAGACCAGTGCGCCCGCTTCGAAGCCTCCGGCTGGATCACGAAGAAAGTGGACGGCCATGACGAGAAATCTGTCGAGGCCGCGCTGACTTGGGCGAAGAAGCAGAAGAAGCCGGTCATGCTCGCCGTGAAGACGATCATCGGCTATGGCGCGCCCAAGATCGCCGGCACCGGCAAGGCCCATGGCGGCCCGTATGGCGCCGAGGAAATTGCTGGCATCCGCGAGAATATCGGCTGGAAATATCCGCCTTTCGAAGTGCCTGCCGCCATCGAGAAAGCCTGGGCGAAAGCCGGGGAGCGCTCGAAGAAGGAGCACGAGGCCTGGAACAAGCGTCTCGCCGGATCCGAGCACAAGGGCGAGTTCAACGCCGCCATGACCGGGCGCCTGCCGAAGAACATCGCCAAGGCGATCATCAAGCACAAGAAGGCCGTCGTCGCGGGCGGTGAGAAGAAAGCCACCCGCCAGTGGAGCGGTGCGGCCCTTGAAGTGCTGACGCATCTGGTGCCGGAAATGATCGGCGGCTCGGCCGACCTGACCGGCTCCAACAACACCAAGACCAGCCATACCGATCCGATCACGCCGAAGAACTGGGCCGGCCGCTATGTCCATTATGGCGTGCGCGAGCATGGCATGGCCGCTGCGATGAACGGCATGGCGCTGCATGGCGGCATCCTGCCTTATTCCGGTACGTTCCTCGTCTTCGCAGACTATTCGCGCGGGGCCATCCGCCTCGGCGCCCTGATGGGCACGCGCGTTGTGCATGTCATGACGCACGATTCCATCGGCCTTGGCGAAGACGGCCCGACCCACCAGCCGGTGGAACATGTCGCCAGCCTGCGCGCCATGCCGAACATGCTGGTCTTCCGCCCGGCAGACGGTGTGGAAACCGCCGAGTGCTGGGAACTGGCCATCGCCAACGAGACCGGCCCATCCGTCATGGCGCTGACCCGTCAGGGCGTTGCCCCGGCGCGGACGACGCATACGGATGACAACCTCTCCGCCAAGGGCGCCTATGTGCTGTCCGACTGCAAGGGCAAGGCGCAGGCCACCATCCTGGCCACCGGTTCTGAAGTCGAGATCGCGCTGGCCGCGCAGGAGATGCTGGCCGAAGACGGCATCGCCGCGCGCGTCGTGTCGTGCCCATGCCTTGAGCTGTTCGAGCAGCAGCACGGCAATTACCGCAAATCCGTTCTCGGCAGCGCGCCGCGCGTGGCCGTCGAGGCGGGCGTCCGTTTCGGCTGGGACCGCTGGATCGGTGAAGATGGCGGCTTTGTCGGCATGAGCAGCTTCGGCGCCTCGGCCCCGTACACCGATCTCTACAAGAAGTTCGGCATCACCGTTCAGGCGGTCGCCGCCGAAGTGAAGAAGCGCATCGCTTAA
- a CDS encoding citrate synthase, with amino-acid sequence MSWIGRDDALEALGVKPQTLYAYVSRGLIASRPDENDPRASVYSAADITGLVKRRRSGRGRQAIASAAISWGDPVMETAITTVRDGKLIYRGRDAVRVAADATLEEAAALLWQVKTPFPSRSAAGDIAPEETGKARLLAYLATRAAHDPPAFGRGETALSDDGAQLLAGVCSAVTGTGGRGFYHQRLGRHWGLSPGGTDLLRRALVLVADHELNPSTFAARVAASTGAPLAASALAGCATLTGPLHGEASARALAYLKQAMEDGPKAALSGLAARGEHIPAVGHALYPAGDPRAAALIRWMKPAAPLKRAIKAAEAASGEAANVDMALAALSVHLSLPEDAPFLIFASGRMAGWIAHAIEQQASGRLIRPRANYTGR; translated from the coding sequence ATGAGCTGGATTGGACGAGACGACGCACTCGAAGCGCTGGGCGTGAAGCCGCAGACGCTCTACGCCTATGTGAGCCGGGGGCTGATTGCCTCCCGGCCGGATGAAAACGACCCGCGCGCGAGTGTCTATTCCGCTGCAGATATTACAGGACTGGTCAAACGCCGCCGCAGTGGCCGGGGCCGGCAGGCGATCGCCAGCGCCGCCATTTCCTGGGGCGACCCGGTGATGGAAACCGCGATCACAACGGTGCGCGACGGCAAGCTGATCTATCGCGGCAGGGATGCCGTGCGCGTCGCAGCAGACGCCACGCTGGAAGAAGCGGCAGCACTTTTATGGCAGGTGAAGACCCCCTTTCCGAGCCGGTCCGCCGCCGGAGACATCGCGCCGGAGGAGACCGGCAAGGCGCGGCTGCTCGCCTATCTCGCTACCCGGGCGGCGCATGACCCGCCGGCCTTCGGACGCGGCGAGACCGCCCTGTCGGACGATGGCGCACAATTGCTGGCAGGCGTGTGCTCGGCCGTGACGGGCACCGGCGGACGCGGTTTCTATCACCAGCGGCTGGGGCGTCACTGGGGCCTCTCCCCCGGCGGGACGGACCTGTTGCGCCGGGCGCTGGTGCTGGTGGCGGACCATGAGCTGAACCCGTCGACCTTTGCCGCGCGGGTGGCCGCCTCCACCGGGGCGCCGCTGGCAGCCTCGGCGCTGGCAGGCTGTGCCACGCTGACCGGCCCGCTGCATGGCGAGGCCTCCGCCCGGGCGCTCGCCTATCTCAAGCAGGCAATGGAAGATGGCCCGAAGGCAGCGCTGTCAGGCCTGGCCGCACGGGGCGAACATATTCCGGCGGTCGGCCACGCGCTTTATCCGGCAGGCGACCCAAGGGCCGCCGCGCTGATCCGGTGGATGAAACCTGCCGCGCCCCTGAAGCGCGCCATCAAGGCCGCGGAAGCCGCCAGCGGCGAAGCGGCGAATGTCGACATGGCGCTCGCGGCGCTGTCGGTGCATCTCTCCCTGCCGGAGGATGCGCCCTTCCTGATCTTTGCCAGCGGGCGCATGGCCGGCTGGATCGCGCATGCGATCGAGCAGCAGGCAAGCGGCCGGCTCATTCGTCCGAGGGCGAATTATACCGGCCGCTGA
- a CDS encoding citrate synthase/methylcitrate synthase, with product MDSGLENVVAAETVLSDVDGQNGRLVIRGWPVQLLAASMAYEDAAHLLWQGFFDDLPDAQALGARLGAARVEAFDLVGQIPDGLDIIRFLRTGWSLLEDDESLDSAIRLAAAGPVFTAAAVRRERGQAPIAPDADLSQSADFLKMITGKVPGEAEARALDAYLVTVCDHGLNASTFAARVVASTRAGLVSAAMGGISALKGPLHGGAPGPVLDMLDEIGIPENAESWIDAALSRGERLMGFGHRVYRVRDPRADALKAAVARLPGTSGRISFADHIEKTVLGRLAKKYPNRTLETNVEFSTALLLEALAIPREAFTATFACGRILGWTAHAREQIGEGRLVRPRSVYTGPVPEMA from the coding sequence ATGGATTCCGGATTGGAAAATGTCGTTGCTGCTGAAACCGTGCTGTCGGACGTGGACGGCCAGAATGGCCGCCTGGTCATTCGCGGCTGGCCAGTGCAGCTGCTTGCCGCCTCAATGGCCTATGAGGATGCAGCGCACCTGCTGTGGCAGGGCTTCTTCGATGACTTGCCGGATGCGCAGGCGCTGGGTGCTCGCCTCGGCGCGGCGCGGGTGGAGGCGTTCGATCTTGTCGGACAAATCCCGGACGGGCTCGATATCATCCGCTTCCTGCGCACCGGCTGGTCGCTGCTGGAAGATGATGAAAGCCTCGATTCCGCGATCCGTCTGGCTGCCGCCGGGCCGGTCTTCACCGCGGCGGCTGTGCGCCGCGAACGCGGACAGGCCCCGATTGCGCCGGATGCGGATCTGTCCCAGTCGGCAGACTTCCTGAAAATGATCACCGGCAAAGTGCCGGGGGAGGCGGAGGCCCGCGCGCTGGACGCCTATCTCGTCACCGTGTGCGATCATGGCCTCAACGCGTCCACCTTTGCCGCGCGTGTCGTTGCCTCGACACGGGCGGGCCTTGTCTCGGCGGCAATGGGCGGCATCTCGGCCCTGAAAGGGCCGCTGCACGGCGGCGCGCCAGGACCGGTGCTCGACATGCTGGATGAGATCGGCATTCCAGAGAACGCCGAAAGCTGGATTGATGCCGCGCTCTCCCGGGGTGAGCGTCTCATGGGCTTCGGCCACCGGGTTTACCGCGTGCGCGATCCGCGCGCCGATGCACTGAAGGCAGCGGTCGCGCGCCTGCCGGGCACGTCGGGCCGGATTTCCTTTGCCGACCATATCGAAAAGACCGTCCTCGGACGGCTGGCGAAGAAATACCCGAACCGGACGCTGGAGACGAATGTGGAGTTTTCCACCGCGCTCTTGCTGGAAGCGCTCGCCATTCCGCGCGAAGCCTTCACCGCTACCTTCGCCTGCGGCCGCATCCTCGGCTGGACAGCCCATGCTCGCGAACAGATCGGTGAAGGCCGCCTTGTGCGTCCCCGCTCGGTCTATACCGGCCCGGTGCCTGAAATGGCCTGA
- a CDS encoding ABA4-like family protein, with protein MTYETVYTIINLSVLPAWLLLALAPGSNVTRLIVHSGVYPLALGIFYIVTLSMSMFFGMGADGGSFNSAAGVSQLFSHPLGILVGWSHYLVFDLFVGAWESRDARRRGVPHWMVVPSLFFTLMFGPVGLLLYLILRAISGKGRWGLVEA; from the coding sequence ATGACCTATGAAACGGTCTACACGATCATCAATCTCAGCGTGCTGCCGGCCTGGCTGCTGCTCGCGCTGGCGCCGGGATCAAACGTGACGCGCCTGATTGTGCATTCAGGCGTCTATCCGCTGGCACTCGGCATTTTCTATATCGTCACCCTGTCCATGAGCATGTTCTTTGGCATGGGCGCCGATGGCGGCAGTTTCAATTCGGCCGCGGGCGTCTCCCAGCTGTTCTCCCATCCGCTCGGCATCCTTGTCGGCTGGTCGCATTATCTCGTCTTCGACTTGTTCGTCGGGGCATGGGAGTCGCGCGATGCCCGGCGCCGGGGCGTGCCGCACTGGATGGTGGTGCCCAGCCTGTTTTTCACCCTGATGTTCGGACCGGTCGGCCTGTTGCTCTACCTGATCCTGCGGGCCATCAGCGGCAAGGGGCGCTGGGGCCTCGTCGAAGCCTAG
- a CDS encoding MmcB family DNA repair protein, translating to MTKPADPAEDLARAAAIARGTLRLLADLGLCGIQEMTLANNRRADIAAIGPGGEIWMVEIKSGVPDFRSDSKWPEYIPFCDRFWFAVDHDFPQDLIPEEAGLIVADAFGAAVIREAPAEKLSPARRKAVILRLARLAAMRLSAAADAGWTASEAALTSSGL from the coding sequence ATGACCAAGCCCGCCGATCCGGCCGAAGACCTTGCCCGCGCGGCCGCGATTGCCCGCGGAACGCTGCGCCTGCTGGCGGATCTGGGGCTGTGCGGCATCCAGGAAATGACTCTCGCCAACAATCGCCGGGCCGACATTGCCGCCATTGGGCCCGGCGGTGAAATCTGGATGGTGGAGATCAAGTCCGGCGTGCCGGATTTCCGCTCCGACTCCAAATGGCCGGAATATATTCCCTTCTGCGACCGGTTCTGGTTCGCCGTCGATCATGACTTTCCGCAGGATCTGATCCCTGAAGAGGCCGGCCTGATCGTCGCCGATGCCTTCGGAGCTGCGGTCATCCGGGAGGCGCCGGCGGAGAAGCTCTCCCCTGCCCGTCGCAAGGCAGTCATCCTGCGCCTGGCTCGTCTGGCTGCGATGCGGCTTTCTGCAGCGGCGGATGCAGGCTGGACGGCGAGCGAAGCAGCGCTTACTTCCAGCGGCCTATGA
- a CDS encoding thermonuclease family protein has protein sequence MQRLLLLCFWLVWLGLLAACAKPHPLDALQPGEHGRVVRIIDGDALVLDTGQSVRLTGIEAPARPYKERAGDPFQQEARRMLEDMALGREVQLFYAGLTRDRYDRALAQVRTTDALGPDLWLNAEMLRRGGARMRIYPDTAGGSESFPALEAEARDDRRGLWAKQAYRVADAAALPESFDRFQLVRGTITGMAGVDEYGTSCALSLRGSPLQLDIANAAAAYCQLPEGTLVLARGYVKDRHMEVSHGLNLQTLPPALPPPPA, from the coding sequence ATGCAACGGCTTCTCCTCCTCTGCTTCTGGCTCGTCTGGCTGGGCCTGCTGGCCGCCTGCGCAAAGCCGCATCCCCTCGACGCGCTGCAGCCGGGGGAACATGGCCGCGTGGTGCGCATCATTGATGGCGACGCGCTCGTGCTGGACACCGGCCAGAGCGTGCGCCTCACCGGCATCGAGGCCCCTGCCCGGCCATACAAGGAGCGGGCGGGCGACCCTTTCCAGCAGGAGGCCCGGCGCATGCTGGAAGACATGGCGCTCGGCCGGGAGGTTCAGCTTTTCTATGCCGGGCTGACGCGCGACCGGTACGACCGCGCCCTCGCCCAGGTCCGCACCACCGATGCGCTGGGGCCGGACCTGTGGCTCAATGCCGAAATGCTCCGCCGCGGCGGCGCGCGGATGCGCATCTATCCGGACACCGCCGGCGGCAGCGAGTCTTTCCCCGCGCTGGAAGCCGAAGCCCGGGACGACCGGCGCGGCCTCTGGGCGAAGCAGGCTTACCGTGTGGCCGATGCGGCCGCGCTGCCGGAAAGCTTCGACCGGTTCCAGTTGGTGCGCGGCACGATCACCGGCATGGCGGGCGTAGACGAATATGGCACTAGCTGCGCGCTCAGCCTGCGCGGCAGTCCGCTGCAGCTCGACATCGCCAACGCCGCCGCCGCGTATTGCCAGCTGCCGGAAGGCACGCTGGTGCTGGCGCGTGGCTATGTGAAGGACCGGCATATGGAGGTGAGCCACGGGCTGAACCTTCAAACCCTGCCGCCTGCCCTGCCCCCGCCGCCAGCCTGA
- a CDS encoding acylase, producing the protein MKIRHLMTGMIAATSGIILTACAGAGPTPEAAAPVAVVAELTPEAPAPKGEILWDTYGVPHIYGSDAETVFYGYGYAQANSHANTIFRLYGEARGKGAEYWGAAYEDTTRWLIMNGVPARAKVWYDAQTPDFRANLDAFAAGMNAYAEEHPEAIDDDVKRVLPVTGVDVVAHAHRLMNFVYVASPNRTIGEGDPPELEKQGSNTWAVAPSKTASGHSMLLQNPHLPWSMPFFIYYEAHLVGPDFEVYGATQVGLPVIRFAFNQQMGISNTVNGMVGATTYELTLKDNGYLFDGEVLPFDVEETSYKRLQEDGTYLDVPVTIRSTVHGPVFERPDGKTVALRVAGLDRPGMLQQYFDMVTSDSYDEFHDAISRLQVPTFNISYADRDGHIEYIFNGIAPKRPSGDIAFWRGLVPGDTSEYLWTEIHDFDDLPRVTDPESGFIQNSNDPPWEATLPVPYKPDDYPAYFAPRTPLSMRAQNSLKMMTGSNDITFEKFVELKLSAQALMADRVLPDLLAAASGDDDPDMQKAVEILTAWDRTFSSDNRAGVLFEEWAKLFAGPRMTGQDGFAIPWSAENPISTPSGLKDPEVAVALLREAIVSTREKFGVIDPVYGEVSRFILEDVNVPGHSGYGNLGSFDVITWSEPNEDGVRTPLHGETWVAMVEFSTPIKAYGRMSYGNARQPGTTHYSDQLKLLSDKEFRELWLQRDQIEDHLERRTPITPN; encoded by the coding sequence ATGAAGATCAGACACCTGATGACGGGAATGATCGCTGCGACCAGCGGGATCATCCTGACGGCATGCGCAGGCGCCGGGCCGACCCCTGAGGCAGCCGCGCCTGTTGCGGTGGTGGCAGAGCTCACACCGGAAGCGCCCGCGCCCAAGGGAGAAATCTTGTGGGACACCTACGGCGTCCCCCACATTTACGGATCCGATGCCGAAACGGTGTTCTATGGGTATGGCTATGCGCAGGCAAACAGCCACGCCAACACGATCTTCCGCCTCTATGGCGAAGCCCGGGGCAAAGGCGCTGAATACTGGGGCGCGGCCTATGAGGATACGACCAGATGGCTGATCATGAACGGCGTGCCGGCGCGGGCAAAGGTCTGGTATGATGCTCAGACCCCGGATTTCCGGGCCAATCTCGATGCCTTTGCCGCCGGCATGAATGCCTATGCCGAGGAACACCCGGAAGCGATTGATGATGACGTGAAGAGGGTGCTGCCCGTCACCGGCGTCGATGTCGTGGCGCATGCCCACCGCCTGATGAATTTCGTCTATGTCGCCTCCCCCAACCGCACGATTGGTGAAGGCGATCCGCCCGAGCTTGAGAAGCAGGGATCGAACACATGGGCGGTGGCGCCCTCGAAAACGGCAAGCGGGCACAGCATGCTGTTGCAGAACCCGCACCTGCCCTGGAGCATGCCGTTCTTCATCTATTATGAAGCCCACCTCGTCGGGCCGGACTTCGAAGTCTATGGCGCAACGCAGGTCGGGCTTCCCGTGATCCGCTTTGCCTTCAACCAGCAGATGGGTATTTCCAACACCGTGAATGGCATGGTCGGGGCCACGACCTACGAACTGACCCTGAAGGACAATGGCTATCTCTTTGATGGCGAAGTGCTTCCCTTCGATGTCGAGGAAACAAGCTACAAGCGCCTCCAGGAGGACGGGACATATCTGGATGTGCCGGTGACGATCCGCTCTACGGTTCATGGCCCGGTCTTCGAACGGCCGGATGGCAAGACGGTTGCGCTTCGCGTCGCCGGCCTCGATCGCCCCGGCATGCTGCAGCAATATTTCGATATGGTGACGTCGGACAGTTATGACGAATTCCACGATGCCATCTCCCGGCTCCAGGTGCCGACATTCAACATCTCCTATGCCGACCGTGATGGGCATATCGAGTACATCTTCAATGGCATCGCGCCGAAGCGCCCGTCGGGAGATATCGCCTTCTGGCGCGGACTGGTGCCGGGCGATACGTCTGAATACCTCTGGACCGAGATCCATGACTTCGACGATTTGCCGCGCGTGACAGATCCTGAGTCCGGATTCATTCAGAACTCGAACGATCCGCCATGGGAAGCGACGCTTCCGGTGCCGTACAAACCGGACGACTATCCGGCCTATTTCGCGCCGCGCACGCCCCTGTCGATGCGGGCGCAGAACTCCCTGAAGATGATGACCGGTTCAAACGACATCACCTTCGAGAAATTTGTCGAGCTGAAACTGTCGGCGCAGGCGCTGATGGCAGACCGTGTCCTTCCGGACCTTCTGGCCGCCGCCTCCGGCGACGACGACCCGGACATGCAAAAGGCTGTCGAAATCCTGACCGCCTGGGACAGGACGTTCTCTTCCGATAACCGGGCCGGTGTCCTGTTCGAAGAATGGGCAAAACTGTTCGCCGGGCCGCGCATGACCGGTCAGGATGGTTTCGCCATTCCGTGGAGTGCGGAGAACCCGATCTCCACGCCTTCCGGCCTGAAAGACCCGGAAGTGGCTGTCGCGCTGCTCCGCGAGGCGATCGTCTCGACCCGGGAAAAATTTGGCGTCATCGATCCGGTCTATGGCGAGGTCTCCCGCTTCATTCTGGAAGACGTGAACGTCCCGGGGCACAGCGGCTACGGGAACCTTGGCTCGTTCGATGTCATCACCTGGTCGGAACCAAATGAGGACGGTGTCCGCACGCCGCTCCATGGTGAAACCTGGGTGGCAATGGTCGAGTTCTCAACGCCGATCAAAGCCTATGGCCGCATGAGCTACGGCAACGCCCGCCAGCCTGGCACGACGCACTACAGCGACCAGCTGAAACTGCTGTCGGACAAGGAGTTCCGCGAACTCTGGCTGCAACGTGACCAGATCGAGGACCATCTCGAACGGCGCACGCCTATCACCCCGAACTGA
- a CDS encoding gamma-glutamyltransferase family protein, with amino-acid sequence MKRRQFLLTGPATAALALSACTTAPPPALAAQAAPAAPPPDDAPPPLSNTIYSGDRLAGAPFASRSVVWGMNGVAATSHPRATLVALDILRKGGSAVDAAIAANATLGVVEPTANGIGGDAFCLMWDPALGKVMGLNGSGHSPAALSLETLRARSPKGRVPFHGAPAVTVPGAVDAWWTMHQRYGKLPWKDLMEPAAGIAEEGMPIALMIAARMKSDMAYFLRPDSGIEEVENVKSIYYTRGRTPEEGEIVRNPDLARTLRMIGEGGRDAYYDGPIADTIEAYFKRIGGWMTRADLAAQHAKWVEPNHVDYRAGVTVYGMPPNSQGPTTLQMLSILKNFDMREAGLMTAQSIHYQAEAKRLAFEDRARWFADPEFADIPIDMLLSDSYGQQRASLIRPDRPMARAFPGDAPHQGGTTYLTVSDSSGMMVSLIQSNYAGMGSGLMADGLGFSFQNRGAGFSLQDGSPNLYAPRKRPFHTIIPGFATKDGAPWLAFGVMGGGMQPQGQTQIILNMVDYDLDLQAAGDCPRWRHDGSSQPTGVYTPGLGTLKLETGVPETTKALLARMGWTVGGTDGGFGGYQATMFTGESYGAASEMRKDGLALGY; translated from the coding sequence ATGAAGCGCAGACAATTCCTCCTTACCGGACCCGCGACGGCGGCCCTGGCCCTCTCAGCCTGCACCACGGCGCCACCCCCGGCCCTCGCGGCACAGGCCGCGCCCGCTGCGCCGCCGCCGGACGATGCACCCCCACCTCTCAGCAATACGATTTATTCAGGTGACCGCCTGGCAGGCGCCCCTTTTGCGTCCCGCTCCGTGGTGTGGGGCATGAATGGTGTGGCGGCGACGTCGCATCCGCGCGCAACGCTTGTCGCGCTCGACATTCTCCGCAAGGGCGGCTCGGCGGTCGATGCGGCGATCGCGGCGAATGCCACGCTGGGCGTGGTCGAGCCGACCGCCAACGGAATTGGCGGGGATGCGTTCTGCCTCATGTGGGACCCGGCCCTCGGCAAGGTCATGGGCCTGAACGGGTCCGGCCATTCCCCGGCCGCCCTGTCGCTTGAGACGCTGCGGGCAAGGTCGCCAAAAGGCCGCGTCCCCTTCCATGGCGCCCCCGCAGTCACCGTGCCGGGCGCGGTCGACGCCTGGTGGACGATGCACCAGCGCTACGGCAAGCTGCCCTGGAAAGACCTGATGGAGCCGGCCGCCGGCATCGCCGAGGAAGGCATGCCCATCGCGCTGATGATCGCCGCGCGCATGAAAAGCGACATGGCCTACTTCCTGCGCCCGGATTCCGGAATCGAGGAAGTCGAAAACGTAAAGAGCATCTATTACACGCGCGGACGCACACCCGAGGAGGGTGAAATCGTCCGGAACCCGGATCTGGCCCGCACGCTGCGCATGATCGGCGAAGGCGGCCGGGATGCCTATTATGACGGCCCGATCGCTGACACGATCGAAGCCTATTTCAAACGCATTGGCGGCTGGATGACACGGGCCGACCTTGCCGCCCAGCACGCCAAATGGGTCGAGCCGAACCATGTCGATTACCGCGCCGGTGTGACGGTCTATGGCATGCCGCCGAACAGCCAGGGGCCGACCACGCTCCAGATGCTCTCCATCCTGAAGAATTTCGACATGCGCGAAGCCGGCCTGATGACGGCCCAGTCGATCCACTACCAGGCAGAAGCCAAACGCCTCGCCTTCGAAGACCGCGCCCGCTGGTTCGCCGATCCGGAATTTGCGGACATCCCGATCGATATGCTGCTTTCGGATTCCTATGGGCAGCAGCGGGCATCGCTGATCCGGCCTGACCGCCCGATGGCGCGCGCCTTCCCGGGCGATGCCCCGCATCAGGGCGGCACGACCTATCTGACGGTCAGCGATTCCAGCGGCATGATGGTCAGCCTCATCCAGTCCAACTATGCCGGCATGGGCTCCGGCCTGATGGCGGACGGGCTGGGCTTCAGCTTCCAGAACCGCGGCGCGGGTTTCAGCCTGCAGGACGGCTCGCCGAACCTTTATGCGCCGCGCAAGCGCCCCTTCCACACAATCATTCCCGGCTTTGCCACCAAGGACGGTGCACCGTGGCTGGCCTTCGGCGTCATGGGCGGCGGGATGCAGCCGCAGGGGCAGACGCAGATCATCCTCAACATGGTGGATTATGACCTGGACCTGCAGGCCGCAGGCGACTGCCCGCGCTGGCGTCATGATGGCTCATCACAGCCAACCGGTGTCTACACGCCGGGGCTTGGCACCCTGAAGCTGGAAACCGGCGTACCGGAGACCACGAAAGCGCTGCTGGCCAGGATGGGCTGGACCGTCGGCGGCACAGATGGCGGCTTCGGCGGCTATCAGGCCACCATGTTCACAGGCGAAAGCTACGGCGCTGCCAGCGAAATGCGCAAGGACGGCCTCGCCCTTGGCTACTAG
- a CDS encoding VOC family protein: MSLRPFHLAFPVHDLEAAREFYGELLGCPEGRSAAEWIDFDFFGHQIVAHLVPDSAKTGDPGNSVDGHDVPVPHFGVVLSMSDWQEVADKLTAAGTDFVIEPYIRFKGQAGEQATMFFRDPSGNAIEMKAFKDLSQLFAR, encoded by the coding sequence ATGTCGCTTCGCCCTTTCCACCTCGCCTTTCCTGTCCACGATCTGGAAGCCGCGCGGGAATTCTATGGCGAACTGCTCGGATGCCCCGAGGGACGCAGCGCAGCCGAATGGATCGATTTCGATTTTTTCGGCCACCAGATTGTCGCCCATCTGGTTCCTGACTCCGCCAAGACCGGAGATCCGGGGAACAGCGTCGATGGCCATGACGTGCCTGTGCCGCATTTCGGCGTGGTGCTAAGCATGTCCGACTGGCAGGAGGTCGCAGACAAGTTGACCGCAGCGGGCACGGACTTCGTTATCGAGCCCTACATCCGGTTCAAGGGACAGGCCGGTGAACAAGCCACCATGTTCTTCCGGGACCCGTCCGGCAATGCGATCGAAATGAAGGCGTTCAAGGACCTCTCGCAACTGTTTGCGCGCTAA